The DNA sequence AAAGCAACAGTAAGAGATTTTTCAGGTGTAGATTTAGTTATCTCTTCAAAAGTATAGTCGCTTTTGAATCTTGTTCCTGGTGTTACTGGTTTTAATTTTTTAATTCCCATTTACTTACCTGTTCCTATCAGCTATACTGCTTCAAATAGCTCAATTTTTTCCCCTTCTTTAAGGGTGATAATTGCTTTCTTATATTTTGCCGTTTTTCCGGTGAACCGTCCACTTTTTCTAAACTGCGTTTTGGTTTTCCCCTGATGATTAATAGTCTTTACATCGGTAACATGAACATTAAACTTCTCTTCAATTGCTTTTGCAATCTGAATTTTATTTGCTTTTGGATTAACGAGAAATCCATACTTACCTTTATCAGCAGTTATATTCGTCATCTTTTCAGTAATGAGAGGACTGATTAATATTTGGTGCATTAGTTCACCGCCTTTTCTTCTTTTTCACTGAATGTCTTTGAAATAGCATCAACAGCCGTCTGCTGTAAAACCAGAATTTGGTTATTAAGTATGTCATAAGTTGAAGCTTTGCTCGCTTCCATCACACTAACCTTACTAATATTTCTTCCTGATTTATAAACATTGGTCTCATTTTTACCCGTCAACAAAAGAATTTTTTTACCGCTGAGTTTCAAAGCATTCATCATTGACACAAATTCTTTTGTCTTTGGTTTATCAAACGAAAAATCCTCAACTACGATTAACTGTTCATCTTTTGCTTTATAGCTCAATGCAGATTTACGAGCAAGTTGCTTTACTTTTTGAGGAAGCTTCTGACGGTAATCTCTTGGGCGAGGTCCGAAAATAGTTCCGCCACCAATCCAAAGAGGTGAACGAATCGTACCTGCTCTTGCAGTTCCTCTTCCTTTTTGTCTCCAAGGTTTTTTACCACCACCGCGTACTTCAGATCTCTCTTTTGCTTTGTGAGTTCCCTGTCTCTGATTTGCAAGGAATGCTTTTACAGAAAGATAAATCGCATGATCGTTTGGCTGAATACCAAAGATTTCATCATCAAGCTTTACTTTCTTACCTGAAGGTTTGTTATAAATATCTAAATTCATTTTTGTTCAGTCATTAATTCTTTATCAGTTCAACTATCGAATTTATTGAGCCAGGTACAGCGCCCTTTACCATTATCAGATTATCTTCGGGGATTATTTTAATCACCTTAAGATTGCGGACAGTAACATTTTCAAATCCTTTTCTTCCAGCCATTCTCTGTCCTTTAAATACTCTTGAAGGCCAGGAACTTGCACCAATCGAACCAGGAGCTCTTAATCTATCGCTTTGACCGTGTGTGGTTCCACCAACACCGCCAAAATTGTGACGCTTCATTACACCCTGAAATCCTTTTCCCTTGCTCTTTCCTCTAACCTTTAATGTATCACCTTCCCGAAATATATCGACTTTAATATCATCACCAACTTTGAGGCTTTCAATATCGAATCCTTTAAATTCTCTCACAGTTTTTTGAGGAGTAACATTGCTTTTCTTAAACTGTCCTAAAACAGGTTTACTTACATGTTTTTCTTTCTTCTCTTCAAATCCCAATAGAGCAGCAGAGTAACCATCTTTTTCTTTGCTGCGAAGAGAGACAACTTTGCAAGGGCCCGCTTGAATTACAGTTACTGTAACCAAATCACCTTCAGCATTAAAGATGCTTGTCATTCCTATTTTTTTACCTAAAATTCCAGGCATATCAAACTCAGCGTTATATTATAATTTAATTTCTATATCAACACCCGCCGGAATATCAAGCTTGCTTAATGAATCGACGGTTTTGTTATTTGAGTTATGAATATCAATTATTCTTTTGTGAGCGCGCGTTTCAAATTGCTCACGTGATTTTTTATCAACGTGCGGAGATCTGAGAACAGTATAAACTGTCTTTCTGGTCGGAAGAGGAATTGGTCCTGAGACCACTGCTCCTGTACTCCTTACAGTTTTAATGATCTTTTCTGTTGACTTATCAATCAATATATGATCGTAAGATTTCAACTTAATTCTTATTTTCTGACCAGGCACTTAGAAACTCCTTTAATTTTACAAATGAAAAGGGAGATAAGGTCTCCCTTTTCTTAAAAGAATATTTGTTTATTATTTATAAATTTTAGTTACTACACCAGCACCAACGGTTCTTCCACCTTCACGAATAGCGAATCTTAATCCTTCTTCCATAGCGATTTCAGAAATCAATTCAACTTTAAGCTTAACGTTATCACCAGGCATAACCATTTCGGTTCCTTCAGGAAGAGTAGCAACACCGGTTACGTCAGTAGTTCTGAAATAGAACTGAGGTCTGTAACCATTAAAGAATGGTGTATGTCTTCCACCTTCATTCTTTGACAGAATATAAACTGAACCATCAAATACTGTATGAGGAGTAATCGATCCTGTTTTAGCCAGAACCATTCCTCTTTCAATTTCATTTTTATCAACACCTCTTAAAAGAATACCAGCGTTATCTCCAGCCATTGCAGAATCAAGTTCTTTTCTAAACATTTCAATTCCTGTCACAACTGTTTTCTTGTGAATACCTAATCCAATAAGTTCAACTTCCTCTTGAATTTTCACTTCACCTCTCTCAACTCTACCTGTAGCAACTGTACCACGTCCAGTAATTGAGAATACGTCCTCAACAGGCATTAAGAATGGTTTTGTAGTTTCTCTCTGTGGAATAGGAATATAGGAGTCTACAGCTTCCATAAGTTTCCAAATGCAATCAAGTCTAGGATCATCAATTTTAGTTTCATTACTTGATGCAGCTTCCAAAGCTTTCAATGCAGAGCCCTGAATAATTGGTATATCATCACCAGGGAATTCATAAGAAGTAAGAAGGTCTCTAAGTTCAACTTCTACAAGTTCAAGTAGTTCAGGGTCATCAACCATATCAACTTTATTCATGAAAACAACAATTTTAGGAACACCAACTTGTCTTGCAAGGAGAATGTGTTCTCTGGTCTGAGGCATTGGACCATCTGTAGCGGCAACAACCAGGATTGCACCATCCATTTGAGCAGCACCTGTGATCATATTCTTAACGTAGTCAGCGTGACCAGGACAATCTACGTGAGCGTAGTGTCGATTTGCAGTTGAATATTCAACGTGTGCGGTAGCAATCGTAATACCTCTTTCCCTTTCTTCGGGTGCATTATCGATACTATCGAATGTTCTTACCTCTGATAAACCCTTCTTATTGAGGGCCATAGTGATGGCGGCAGTTAAAGTGGTTTTACCATGATCGACGTGACCAATTGTTCCAACGTTAACGTGCGGCTTACTCCTGTCAAATTTTTCTTTTGCCATCGTATTCTCCTTTTAGTTTTGTTCCTTTTTTTGTTTATTCTTTTGTTAATTAAACTGCTGTTGACTTCTTACCTAATGATTTTTCAGCGATCTCCTCTGCTATTGATTGAGGAACCTGCTGATAATGATCAAACTGCATTGTGTAAATTGCTCTTCCCTGTGTCATAGAGCGAAGTATTGTAGCATATCCAAACATTTCAGAAAGAGGGACAAGTGCTTTAATAACCTGTGCATCCTTCCTTGCATTAAATCCTTCTATTTTTCCTCTTCGTGAGTTAAGATCTCCCATCACATCACCTAAGTAATCTTCAGGAGTTACAACTTCAACCGACATAATTGGTTCGAGTAAAATTGGTTTGGCTTTTTGAGAGCCACTCTTGAATGCCATTGAACCAGCTACTTTGAAAGATAATTCATCGGAATCAACATCGTGATAAGATCCATCGTATAGTTTGGCTTTAATGTCTACGACTGGGAAACCAGCAACTACACCGTTACGCATTGCTTCCTGTATTCCCGCAGATACTGCAGGTATATATTCTTTAGGTACTGTGCCACCGACAATCGCATTAATAAATTCGAATCCTTTACCTGGTTCATTTGGTCCAAGTTCAATTTCAACATGACCATATTTACCACGTCCGCCAGATTGCTTTATAAACTTACCTTCTACCTGAACAGTATCAGTAATAGTTTCTCTATAAGCAACCTGAGGCTTACCAATATTTGCTTCAACTTTAAATTCTCGCTTCATTCTGTCAACTAGAATTTCAAGGTGAAGTTCTCCCATTCCACTTATCAATGTCTGACCTGTTTCCTGATCAACATTCACACGGAATGTAGGATCTTCATCTGAAAGCTTTGCGAGTGATTCAGATAATTTATCCTGATCAGCTTTCGTCTTTGGTTCGATTGCGATTTGAATAACTGGTTCCGGGAACGACATTTTTTCCAGAATTATTGGATCATGCTCATCACATAAAGTATCACCAGTCCGTGTATGTTTTAACCCAACGGCAGCGGCTATGTCACCAGCTTTAACTTCATCGATATCCTCACGATGATTTGCATGCATCTGCAAAAGTCTTCCAATACGTTCTTTCTTCTGGCTTACTGAATTATAAATATATGAACCTGCTTTCAGAGTTCCAGCATATACACGGAAAAAGCATAATTTGCCAACGAAAGGATCATTCATAATTTTAAATGCCAAAGCAACAAACTTTTCCTTCTCATCAATTTTTCTTGTAACTAAATCATTTATTCCGATGTGATGAGCTTCTATTTCCTTAAAATCAACCGGTGATGGAAGAAGTTCAACTACATAATCGAGTAATTTTTGAACACCTTTATTTTTAAATGCAGAACCGCACAGTACCGGGATTATTTTTAGTTCAATGGTAGCTCTTCTTAATACTTTGAGTACTTCATCCGCAGTAATTTCTTTACCTTCAAGATATTTTTCGAGTAGCGTATCATCAACATCAGAGACAGCTTCCAGCATTTGAGTTCTGTACTTTGTAGCAACTTCCATCAAATCTTGAGGGATTGCTATCTCATCGTATGTTGCACCAAAAGTTTCTTCGTGATACATCCGAGCATTAAAATGGATAAGATCGATTACACCAACGAACATATCACCCTGACCAATTGGTAAATTTATCGGAACTGCGTTCGCTTTTAATCTATCTTTCATCATTTGAACGGCGTTATAAAAATCAGCACCGATTCTGTCAACTTTATTAATAAAGGCAATACGTGGCACACCATATTTATCTGCCTGTCGCCAAACTGTTTCGGATTGCGGCTCAACGCCACCAACTGCACAGAATAGTGCAACCGCTCCGTCTAATACTCTCAGTGAACGTTCAACTTCCACTGTAAAATCAACGTGTCCAGGTGTATCAATAATGTTTATCTGATGATCGTTCCAGTAACAAGTAGTTGCAGCGCTGGTAATTGTAATACCGCGTTCTTTTTCCTGTTCCATCCAATCCATAACTGCAGCACCATCGTGCACTTCACCTAATCGATGAAGTTTTCCGGTATAAAACAAAATACGCTCAGTCGTTGTGGTTTTACCCGCATCGATATGCGCCATTATCCCAATATTTCTTACTTTTTCTATTTTTACTTTCTGAGACATAAATTCTTAGCTTATTCTTACCATTTAAAATGAGCAAAAGCTTTATTAGCTTCAGCCATTTTGTGAGTATCATCCTTTTTCTTTACAGCCGATCCTTCATTGTTAGATGCTGCGATTAATTCTTGAGCTAGTTTCTGTGCCATTGTTTTATCACCACGCTGACTTGCATAAGTTTTAATCCATCTCATTGCAAGAGCTGTTCTTCTTTCAGGTCTAACTTCACTCGGAACCTGGTAAGTTGCTCCACCAACTCTTCTGCTTCTTACTTCGATAATAGGCTGAACATTTGAAAGTGCCTGTTTAAAAACTTCCAGCCCTGGTTTTTTAGTTTTGCCTTCTATTAAATCAAACGCACCATAAATAATTTTTCTGGCTGCGGATTTCTTTCCTTCATTCATCAATACATTGATAAACTTAGAAACTGTAATATCGTTAAACTTTGGATCTGGTTTTATATACCTTTTTTCTGCTCTTCTTTTTCTCATACTTCATTAAGATTTAGGTTTTTTAGCACCGTATTTTGATCTTCCTTTTTTTCTGTCTTCAACACCACTTGTATCAAGAGTTCCACGAATAATATGATATCTTACTCCGGGCAAATCTTTTACACGCCCTCCCCGTATCAACACAATCGAATGTTCCTGAAGGTTATGTCCTTCACCGGGGATATAAGCAGTCACTTCCATATGATTAGTAAGCCTGACTCTTGCTACTTTTCTTAAGGCTGAGTTTGGCTTCTTAGGAGTCGTTGTATACACACGTGTACATACTCCACGCTTTTGAGGGCAAGCACTCAAAGCCGGAGCTTTATTCTTTGATAATATCTGAACTCGTCCTTTTCTGACAAGTTGATTAATAGTTGGCAATACTTTCTCCTAAGTTTTATTCATATTAAAAAATTCGGATTTCAAATATACTTGTTGATAACTATTAAGTCAAGAAAGACAGTTAATCAAGGTGCTATTCAACACCGCTTTCCTCAACTTTTATTTCTTCTTCCTTAACCTCAACCACCGGTTCTAACTCACTTGATAACTTCAAATTCTTATATTTCTTCAATCCAGTTCCAGCCGGTATTAAGTGTCCCATCACTATATTCTCTTTAAGACCAATCAATCTATCAATTTTAGCCTGAATTGCTGCGTTTGCAAGAACTTTCGTTGTCTCCTGAAACGAAGCTGCCGATAAGAAACTTTCGGTTGAAAGGGCAGCTTGAGTAATTCCAAGAAGTACGTGCTCAAAAGTAGCTGGCATTGCATCTCGTATTTCCATCAACTTTTTCTCTCTCTTCTTGAGATCCACGTTTATTTCCCGTGCTTTAGTTTTAGGAAGGATTGAGCCATTCTTTAATCTAGAATCACCTTTTTCCTCAACTACGACGAGATTCGACATTTTATTGTTTTCTTCTAAGAATTCTATTCGATCAACCAAATCTTCCTCAAGAAACCTAGTATCACCCGGCGATACTACCCTAACTTTCTGAAGCATTTGTCTAACGATTACTTCTATATGCTTGTCGTTTATCTTAACACCCTGCAATCGATAGACATCCTGAATTTCATTTACCAGATATTCTTGTACTGCACTTGTTCCTTTAATTCTAAGAATATCATGAGGGTTCATTGGACCGTCGGTAATTTTTTCACCTGCCGGGATATCATCACCTTCCTGAACCAATATATGTTTCCCTAAAGGAACAGCATATTTTTTTTCATCAGATTCATCATGAGCTATAACTGAGATTTCTCTTGAGCCTTTCTTTCTACCACCAAACTTAACCAGTCCTTCTATATCCGAAACAATCGCCGGATCCTGAGGGCTTCTTGCTTCAAATAATTCTGTAACTCTTGGTAAACCACCAGTAATGTCTCTTGTCTTTGTCGTTTGCTTTGAAATTTTTGCAAGCACAGTACCGGCAGTAATTGATTCACCTTCTTCCACAGCTAAATAAGATCTGGTTGGAAGATTAAACGATTTCTTATCTCCATTCTCAGCAACGATAACTATACTGGGTGTCAGAGTTTTATCTTTTGAATCGGTTACAACTTTTTGTACGTGACCTGTTTGCTCATCCGTAACTTGCTTCAGTGTTGATCCATCCACTAAGTCAACAAAACCAACTTTACCTGGTATATCAGAAATAATTAATGCGTTGTACGGATCATGATGATAAAGAGCTTCGTTTCTTTTAACAACCTGACCATCATTTACAGTAAGTTCGGCACCGTAAGGCACATCATATTTCTTTAACTGCCTATTATTTTCATCATAGATTCCAATCGCACCTCTTCTTCCTGTGACTACTTTTACCGAAAAATCTTTCCCGGAAAAAGGGTCCTGAATAACTTTTTCTACAAAATTTACTTTTTCAAATTTTGCCGTTCCTTCAATATTTGTTTCAACTTGCGATTGAGTTGCAATTCTTGATGATGTACCACCAAGGTGAAACGTTCGAAGTGTAAGCTGAGTACCTGGCTCGCCGATAGATTGTGCAGCAACAATTCCAACAGCTTCACCTACTTCAACGAGTTTGCTTGTCGTGAGATTTCGGCCATAACATTTTGCACATACACCTTTCTTCGATTCGCAAGTTAATACAGTTCTAATATAAACCGAATCAATATTTGCATCTTCAATTTTTTCAGCGATATCTTCAGTGATTATTTCACCAGCTTCGATAATTAATTCTTCAGTAATTGGATGATAGACATCTTCCTGAACTACTCTTCCGGTGATACGTTCGCCCAAAGGCTCTCTTTCCTGTTCGACATCTTTAAGTGCTTTTACTTCTATTCCGAGAATTGTCCCGCAATCAATTTCAGTTATAATCACATCCTGCGAAACGTCAACTAATCTTCGCGTCAGATAACCAGCATCTGCTGTTTTGAGAGCAGTATCAGCAAGACCTTTTCTTGCACCGTGAGTTGAAATAAAATATTCAGATACGGTCAATCCTTCTT is a window from the bacterium genome containing:
- the rplW gene encoding 50S ribosomal protein L23; this encodes MHQILISPLITEKMTNITADKGKYGFLVNPKANKIQIAKAIEEKFNVHVTDVKTINHQGKTKTQFRKSGRFTGKTAKYKKAIITLKEGEKIELFEAV
- the rplD gene encoding 50S ribosomal protein L4, which translates into the protein MNLDIYNKPSGKKVKLDDEIFGIQPNDHAIYLSVKAFLANQRQGTHKAKERSEVRGGGKKPWRQKGRGTARAGTIRSPLWIGGGTIFGPRPRDYRQKLPQKVKQLARKSALSYKAKDEQLIVVEDFSFDKPKTKEFVSMMNALKLSGKKILLLTGKNETNVYKSGRNISKVSVMEASKASTYDILNNQILVLQQTAVDAISKTFSEKEEKAVN
- the rplC gene encoding 50S ribosomal protein L3, which encodes MPGILGKKIGMTSIFNAEGDLVTVTVIQAGPCKVVSLRSKEKDGYSAALLGFEEKKEKHVSKPVLGQFKKSNVTPQKTVREFKGFDIESLKVGDDIKVDIFREGDTLKVRGKSKGKGFQGVMKRHNFGGVGGTTHGQSDRLRAPGSIGASSWPSRVFKGQRMAGRKGFENVTVRNLKVIKIIPEDNLIMVKGAVPGSINSIVELIKN
- the rpsJ gene encoding 30S ribosomal protein S10, which gives rise to MPGQKIRIKLKSYDHILIDKSTEKIIKTVRSTGAVVSGPIPLPTRKTVYTVLRSPHVDKKSREQFETRAHKRIIDIHNSNNKTVDSLSKLDIPAGVDIEIKL
- the tuf gene encoding elongation factor Tu yields the protein MAKEKFDRSKPHVNVGTIGHVDHGKTTLTAAITMALNKKGLSEVRTFDSIDNAPEERERGITIATAHVEYSTANRHYAHVDCPGHADYVKNMITGAAQMDGAILVVAATDGPMPQTREHILLARQVGVPKIVVFMNKVDMVDDPELLELVEVELRDLLTSYEFPGDDIPIIQGSALKALEAASSNETKIDDPRLDCIWKLMEAVDSYIPIPQRETTKPFLMPVEDVFSITGRGTVATGRVERGEVKIQEEVELIGLGIHKKTVVTGIEMFRKELDSAMAGDNAGILLRGVDKNEIERGMVLAKTGSITPHTVFDGSVYILSKNEGGRHTPFFNGYRPQFYFRTTDVTGVATLPEGTEMVMPGDNVKLKVELISEIAMEEGLRFAIREGGRTVGAGVVTKIYK
- the fusA gene encoding elongation factor G — encoded protein: MSQKVKIEKVRNIGIMAHIDAGKTTTTERILFYTGKLHRLGEVHDGAAVMDWMEQEKERGITITSAATTCYWNDHQINIIDTPGHVDFTVEVERSLRVLDGAVALFCAVGGVEPQSETVWRQADKYGVPRIAFINKVDRIGADFYNAVQMMKDRLKANAVPINLPIGQGDMFVGVIDLIHFNARMYHEETFGATYDEIAIPQDLMEVATKYRTQMLEAVSDVDDTLLEKYLEGKEITADEVLKVLRRATIELKIIPVLCGSAFKNKGVQKLLDYVVELLPSPVDFKEIEAHHIGINDLVTRKIDEKEKFVALAFKIMNDPFVGKLCFFRVYAGTLKAGSYIYNSVSQKKERIGRLLQMHANHREDIDEVKAGDIAAAVGLKHTRTGDTLCDEHDPIILEKMSFPEPVIQIAIEPKTKADQDKLSESLAKLSDEDPTFRVNVDQETGQTLISGMGELHLEILVDRMKREFKVEANIGKPQVAYRETITDTVQVEGKFIKQSGGRGKYGHVEIELGPNEPGKGFEFINAIVGGTVPKEYIPAVSAGIQEAMRNGVVAGFPVVDIKAKLYDGSYHDVDSDELSFKVAGSMAFKSGSQKAKPILLEPIMSVEVVTPEDYLGDVMGDLNSRRGKIEGFNARKDAQVIKALVPLSEMFGYATILRSMTQGRAIYTMQFDHYQQVPQSIAEEIAEKSLGKKSTAV
- the rpsG gene encoding 30S ribosomal protein S7, translating into MRKRRAEKRYIKPDPKFNDITVSKFINVLMNEGKKSAARKIIYGAFDLIEGKTKKPGLEVFKQALSNVQPIIEVRSRRVGGATYQVPSEVRPERRTALAMRWIKTYASQRGDKTMAQKLAQELIAASNNEGSAVKKKDDTHKMAEANKAFAHFKW
- a CDS encoding 30S ribosomal protein S12; the protein is MPTINQLVRKGRVQILSKNKAPALSACPQKRGVCTRVYTTTPKKPNSALRKVARVRLTNHMEVTAYIPGEGHNLQEHSIVLIRGGRVKDLPGVRYHIIRGTLDTSGVEDRKKGRSKYGAKKPKS